The Tenrec ecaudatus isolate mTenEca1 chromosome 6, mTenEca1.hap1, whole genome shotgun sequence genome has a window encoding:
- the TCP11L2 gene encoding T-complex protein 11-like protein 2: MPFNGEKQYVGEDQPSDSDSSRFSESMASLSDYECSRQSFTSDASSKSNSPASTSPPRAVTLDEVMAAARNLSDMTLAHEIAVNENFHLKQDALPENSLAGRVKHIVHQAFWDVLESELSAEPPEYEHAIKLFEEIREILLSFLTPGGNRLRTQICEVLDTDLIRQQAQHNAVDIQGLANYVISTMGKLCAPARDEDIQELKATNNIVEVLRQIFHVLDLMRMDMANFIIRSLRPHLQRQLVDYERTKFQEILEETPSALDQTTEWIKESVEEELLSLPEATLTPGAEGTSKPSLSPTLVLNNSFLKLLQWDYQKKELPETLMTDGVRLQELTEKLNQLKMVACLSLITNNMVGAVTEGLPELAINLKRISTVLLEDMNKATFNLKEVLNSIGVQTCAEVNKTLEERGLSTLNAEVEANLIGQFSSIEEEDNPIWSLIDKRIQLYLKSLLSLPRPAKSLPPVPGGLAVIQQELEVLGSQYANIVNLNKQVYGPFYANILRKLLFSDEALGKAEASPPTN, encoded by the exons ATGCCCTTCAATGGCGAGAAGCAGTACGTGGGTGAGGACCAGCCAAGCGACTCAGACTCCTCCCGGTTTTCCGAGAGCATGGCTTCCCTCAGTGACTACGAGTGCTCCAGGCAGAGCTTTACCAGCGACGCCTCCAGCAAATCCAACTCTCCTGCTT CCACGAGTCCTCCCAGGGCTGTGACACTGGACGAAGTGATGGCTGCAGCGAGGAACTTATCAGACATGACTCTCGCTCACGAAATCGCTGTGAATGAGAACTTCCACTTGAAACAGGATGCCCTTCCTGAGAACAG CTTGGCTGGGCGAGTGAAGCACATCGTCCACCAGGCCTTCTGGGACGTCCTAGAGTCGGAGCTGAGCGCAGAGCCCCCCGAGTATGAGCACGCCATCAAGCTGTTTGAGGAAATCAGGGAG ATTCTTCTCTCCTTCCTGACCCCCGGCGGCAACCGGCTCCGCACCCAGATCTGTGAAGTGCTGGACACAGACCTCATCCGGCAGCAGGCACAGCACAATGCGGTTGACATCCAAGGCCTGGCCAACTACGTCATCAGCACCATGGGAAAGCTGTGCGCCCCTGCACGTGACGAAGACATCCAAGAACTGAAGGCGACCAACAACATCGTGGAGGTGCTTAG ACAAATATTCCATGTCTTGGACCTCATGAGAATGGACATGGCCAATTTTATAATCCGGAGTTTGAGGCCACATCTCCAGCGCCAGTTGGTGGATTATGAGAGAACCAAATTCCAGGAAATTTTAGAAGAAACGCCAA GTGCTCTTGATCAAACGACAGAATGGATAAAGGAATCTGTAGAAGAAGAATTGCTTTCTCTTCCTGAGGCCACTCTCACTCCTGGAGCGGAAGGCACCTCCAAGCCCAGCCTGAGCCCGACCTTGGTGCTAAATAACAGTTTCTTGAAACTGTTACAGTGGGATTACCAAAAGAAAGAGTTGCCAGAG ACGCTCATGACAGATGGAGTGCGTCTTCAGGAACTGACAGAGAAGCTGAATCAACTGAAGATGGTCGCCTGCTTGTCTTTAATCACCAACAACATGGTGGGTGCTGTGACAGAAGGTCTACCTGAGCTTGCAATCAATTTGAAAAGGATTTCAACTGTTTTACTTGAAGACATGAACAAAGC GACATTCAACTTGAAGGAAGTCCTGAATTCCATTGGTGTTCAGACCTGCGCTGAAGTTAACAAGACCCTGGAGGAGAGAGGCCTGTCCACTTTGAATGCTGAGGTGGAAGCCAATCTTATAGGTCAATTTTCCAGTATTGAAGAGGAAGACAATCCCATTTGGTCCCTGATTG aTAAGCGAATCCAGCTGTACCTGAAgagcctcctttctctcccacGCCCTGCCAAAAGCCTGCCTCCAGTTCCCGGGGGCCTGGCGGTCATCCAGCAGGAGCTGGAGGTGCTGGGCTCTCAGTACGCCAACATCGTGAACCTCAACAAGCAAGTGTACGGACCGTTCTATGCAAACATCCTCCGAAAGCTGCTGTTCAGCGACGAAGCCCTGGGGAAGGCGGAGGCCTCGCCACCCACCAACTAG